The DNA window CAAGGATCCGGGATGATGGGTGAATGTGATGGGGAGGCAGCAAGGATTGCAGCTACCTTTCGGTGGGAGCATACCCCCAGCATGCCCTCAGGGGACCACTGTTTGCATCCAACATTCTTTTTGTTCACAACAAGAAAGTGACCCTCCAGGTCTCCTTCCTTGTTAGGCTTCACcatggggtggaggtgggggagggtgtgAGGACGTGGGGTGTGTTGTGTTTCACATCCAGCTCTGTTCATCCTCAGAGACAGCACACCTCTTCTCTCCAATATTTATGGAGCGGAGCACAAAACCAACACCCACCCACCAGAACGGCTATAGCACCACACCAGACAGAACCAAGTGCTGACAAAAATGGAGACACACCAAAGCCGTTGTTGATCTCTGAGGAGAAGGCACCATGGGGTAGCCCCTTGGAAAGCTATTTGACGGTTTCTCTAAAAACTTAAACATGCATTTACACAATACCAATAATACCACTCTGAGTATTTGTTGCAGAGACATGAACAGATGCATGATCACGAACGTTGGCTCATGTATCATCTTCATCACAGTGCTAGCGACCATGGCTCACAAGGGAAAATATCAGGCCGTGATTCCTCTAAAGATAGACAGACATGCGAAGCATCAGGATAACAGCATAACACATCACATGGATGAACCATAAAACATATGCTAAGTAAAGCAAGTTAGACACAACAGCACCAAGTTCACATGATTTCTTCTGCATGAAATGTCCAGAAtaggcaaatattttaaaacacaaagtagaTTAAAGATTGGGAGCTAAGGCTGGGGCAGGGATGAGAAATACAGACACATTGTAAACAAAATGATCTTTCTGGGGTGGTGAAAATGGTGTACATCCTTGtgaatttactttaaaaactgaCTTGTGAACTTAGCGTGTATGAATTTCGTGATGTGTAAATTATATCGGTTAGCTCGTTAACAGGTTGCTGTGAGTGAGCCAAGTAGTTTTCATTGCTTCCGGGCTTGCTTGCATTTAATGAGAGATAAATAAAGACATTGATACTAAAAAGGAAGCTCCATCTCCTGGGGGAGCTGGATGATCAAGAGATCTAGTTGGGGGTCAGGGCGGTGGGCCGGGTGGAGGAAGCCAGAGCCATTGGATCTCGAGGGCCTCGTGGGCCCAGAGAAGGAACCGGATTGACCCCTGAGTGGAAGAACAGGCAACTGGGGACAGtggccccacccccagcaggtgCTCCAGGGCAGTGGGAACACAGGTTCCAAacactggggggaggggaagggcggGCGGGGCTGGCAGTGGGGCGGCACTCCTGGACTGTCGCTAAAAGTCTCCGGCTTCCCCACTGCCCGGGGCGGTGTCTGTTTCTGGCCTGCACggtgaatgaagaaatgaaataaaaggaggaGGACTTTCCCAAAGCATAACGAGGGTTTTTATTGTCGAGATGAAGGAGAAAGCAGGCGGGTCGTGGGGAGAGTCCTGCTTGAACATGGCTGGTACACTAAACCGGACCACgagaagaggggtggggagatggaggaagagaggagccgCTGACCAAGAGACTGCTGTAGCCAAAATGACTGCCTTATTCGGGGATCAtgatggaggctgaggcaggggaaccaGTTGAGTCCAGGAGTTCGAGCCCAACCTGGCTACTACCACACCTACTGTTAAAACATAAGGGAAAGGGGGTACCTAGGGACATAGCTCAAccatagagcacttgcctagcagatGCAAGGCTCTGACAcacgcacgcgtgcgcacacacacacacacacacacacacacacacacacacacacacacacaggggtggggCTGCTCTTCTCGGGAGGGTTGTAGGAGGATGAAATGAGACAGCTGGAAAGACGAGATACAGTTTGAAGCTGCCTGAAGGTCAGTCCACAAAACCCCTGCAACTCTCCAGCCTGCTTTCAGCTGTCAACTTAAGTGCTGCCCTCTAGTGGTTGCAAAGAGGGTTGGCAGGATCGTGATGTTGCCTCCTttcttcagaaatgaaaatgctcTTCCCTCAGAAGTTATTTCAGAGAAACACTCCAAAATCAGAtcaggatggtggtggtgctccTGAGCAGAAGCAAGCCTCTTCCTCACCTCCAGGAGTGCGGGGCTGCGCACAGCCTAGGCGGGCAGGTGGTTAGGACATAAGCGTCAGAAGCAGTAGGAGGCAAGCTGGGATGTATCAGGCAGGTATGCTGCCCCCCAGTTGTGACCTTCACTCTCTCCTTTGTACAAGGACACTGTTCTTTCCAGGTGCGGCCCTTCCCATGAGTGGTTTCTGTGATGGCTTTAGACCCGGCTGCTCCTGGGTTGTGGTGGAGCAGCCCCCTTGGGGGCATGGCAGACGTATTCAATTCTACTCAATGGCCCTTGCCCCCAGAGGTGGATGCTACTTCTGAACTGTTCCTCCGTGAGTCCTTGGCATACATACTGTCCCCCGGCCAGGACCTGTTCCCAAGTAGCCGGTGACCAGTGGGTTGAGCACCACACTCCAGGCCCCTGTGATGAGCCCCAACTTCCTCCAGGAGCCTCCTAAGTCTGGGTTTATGAAACTAGCTACATTGGAGGCATTGTAGGGCCCCAAGCAGAGCAACAGCGTGAGAAGAGCTCCCCCAGCCACCCAAGCTGCCCTGAGCTTCCGTTTGTGGCTCAGGCCTGAGTGGGCCAGGGCCCGGAGGCAGCCCACGTAACAGAAGGCAGTGATGACCAAGGGCAGAAAGAAGAGCaggatggagaaactgaggcggGCAGGGCGGGCCGAGTTGGGATCCCAGGCCTCCAGGCAGACCGGGGAACCATTCACGGCTATGTTGATTCCCAGAGAACCGGTGGTGTTGTTCAGCCAGCCTCCAGGAGCCTCCAAGCCAAAGACCAGGCCCAGGTGGCAGAGGACAAGGGCCCATATAGCCACACACACCCCCCAGGAATAGCGGGGCCTCCGAATAGCTTGGTACCCGAAGGGGAAGGCAGCTCCCAGGTAGCGGCCAGCACTGAGAGCTGCCAGGAAGCCTCCCCCCGCATAGAGTGGAGCAAAGTGGGCCACGACAAAGACAGGGCAGAGAGGAAGTGGCAGTGGCCAGGCCCCAGAAGCCAGGGCCTCCACAGCCTTCAGGGGTAGAGTGATGGCCAGGAGGAGGTCAGAGCAGCTAAGGTGGAgcgtatagaccaggctgggggTGAGCCGCAGTCTTGCATGGGCCACCGCGCCTCGGATGGCCAACAAATTCAGTGGGAAGCCCAGAGCAAAAGCAGACACATAGAGGGCAAAAGAGAGCTGTGGGGGCAGGGCCATGGAGCGCGGTGCGGTGGGTGCTGGCCTCTGTAGCTCCTGCTACTGTTCTCAGTTCATCAGCAGAGGAAAGAGGGTGCTTGAACCCCACGCTGGTGTCCCTACTGCCCAGAGCATCAGAAGTCAGTCCCAGTGCTGCTGCTGATGCCTAGGGTCACAAGaggaaatgggggctggagagtcaCAGCCTGAGCAGAATCAAGGAGTCCTCTCAGTACCCAGCTGTCCTCCACTGTACCGTCTCTTTGGGGAAGATAACAATTCAGTGTAACATGAAGAGATAGAAGGTTCCAGAGCTAAGGTGACCTCTGCTCCTGTagactctgggaagagagaagaagaaggaggtcAGAACCAGGCTGCATGCATGTCAGACACCTGAGTTCCTTCCCAGTCCATTACTCCATTACCAGAGTTGCCGGACCCCCTCAATAGGAAAGACCCTTCACCAGAGAAATCGGCAGCTGGAGGATTAGCTCAGAAGTTAAGTATTCACGCAGCTTCCAGGAGTTCCATGTAGGGAATCCCAGAAGCCATATAATTTGCCTTAcagccacctctaactccagttatATCTTCTTTGGcctctgtacacacatacacaagtaattttttaaaatgtgtagcccagccgggcggtggtggcgcacgcctttaatcccagctctcgggaggcagaggcaggcggatctctgagttcgaggccagccta is part of the Arvicola amphibius chromosome 8, mArvAmp1.2, whole genome shotgun sequence genome and encodes:
- the Ffar1 gene encoding free fatty acid receptor 1; translation: MALPPQLSFALYVSAFALGFPLNLLAIRGAVAHARLRLTPSLVYTLHLSCSDLLLAITLPLKAVEALASGAWPLPLPLCPVFVVAHFAPLYAGGGFLAALSAGRYLGAAFPFGYQAIRRPRYSWGVCVAIWALVLCHLGLVFGLEAPGGWLNNTTGSLGINIAVNGSPVCLEAWDPNSARPARLSFSILLFFLPLVITAFCYVGCLRALAHSGLSHKRKLRAAWVAGGALLTLLLCLGPYNASNVASFINPDLGGSWRKLGLITGAWSVVLNPLVTGYLGTGPGRGTVCMPRTHGGTVQK